A window from Sebaldella sp. S0638 encodes these proteins:
- a CDS encoding phage virion morphogenesis protein, translating to MKAKLKVIRNLKNLDKRVKAVKSMYDITYLTGKISRDMKKEVDMRFRNEVDTDGRPWKGLKGNTIISRYNSGLKKKRGRRAVKGRSRILSNTGRLRNSIRARNTRTEAIVGTNTKYAAVHNFGYPKRNIPQRRFMGLNRGQRIKYKDWIIKWKKGQLR from the coding sequence ATGAAGGCTAAACTAAAAGTAATAAGGAATCTCAAGAATCTGGATAAAAGAGTAAAAGCAGTAAAGAGTATGTATGATATTACTTATCTAACAGGAAAAATCTCAAGGGATATGAAAAAAGAAGTGGATATGAGGTTTAGAAATGAAGTAGACACTGACGGCAGACCATGGAAAGGGTTAAAAGGAAATACCATAATATCAAGATACAATTCAGGTCTTAAAAAGAAGAGGGGAAGAAGAGCAGTAAAAGGCAGAAGCAGAATATTAAGTAATACAGGAAGGTTAAGAAATTCCATAAGGGCACGAAATACAAGAACAGAAGCTATTGTTGGAACAAATACAAAGTACGCAGCAGTCCATAATTTTGGATATCCAAAAAGGAATATCCCACAGCGACGATTTATGGGCTTAAATAGAGGTCAGAGGATAAAGTATAAGGATTGGATAATAAAGTGGAAGAAAGGTCAGTTAAGATAA
- a CDS encoding phage minor head protein — protein MFWKNRKPREPSYITNKNVLQNIARNVIDINGYDIEYKNVYEAHELQEIFEYIDINTAISTLVRGVTSRELIFTSEKGVVNDSQEKTLLEEGQRRLNNIKSKVNFIRELAKTPFLKITVHEVIYNENFEIERLDFIPRELIRYDKEKKEFYIQSKISEKIYLNNPMKWHISIYNEDVTKPYGETLLKPILKTYEEIKYIKGKMNGIIEKYGGTIVLFGYDPNLEDELVEKTGQELKRMMDKNTVGIPNAGGIKDSIVLLRLADLNIEIHNLLMEKLERKIFQNILGSTLTINDGSANGNGTQALGTIHQEEKEKIEDEIALFVREELDKIIDIDGLIHGYDPNQYYIEINRQQDRKKELEIKNLEQDEVNKKADQIVKLSQAGYEIDETELQEVFGYKSLKKKDEQQPNNPFTEFSKKNTEDSNKKTTEYMERLRKQIVPEISKKIADQIKNITSIEDIRTIDTGTKNHENSLILSELWGQYLTIKDRSKTAEYKKKSEFAVYSEIDLQDIFNMTFNEAINWLLNREPQTYDQIQRVMERYRTNYFWIKRSTDLEVTKTLYSELLKNLELGQTFEDFKKNIDIESLGFGKDGYYLRQVFDQTMINAQSVGQWEQLQEGMQYGFIYGLYDAILDGRETDLCRQLDGKVYRLDSPFWEVYYPPNHFRCRSRVTALSEEDMTNYGYRAESGEIGTNPQKGFDKNIGSNYISGIKRYVNQKEKEAEELYKKVSNYEG, from the coding sequence ATGTTTTGGAAAAACAGGAAGCCAAGAGAGCCGTCATATATAACAAATAAAAACGTACTACAAAATATAGCGAGAAATGTAATTGATATAAACGGCTATGATATTGAATATAAGAACGTTTATGAGGCTCATGAATTACAGGAAATATTTGAATATATAGACATAAATACAGCAATCTCAACATTGGTAAGAGGAGTAACTTCACGGGAATTAATCTTTACAAGTGAAAAAGGTGTAGTTAATGATTCCCAAGAGAAAACTCTGCTTGAAGAAGGGCAGAGAAGGCTAAATAACATAAAAAGCAAAGTAAATTTTATCAGAGAACTGGCAAAAACACCTTTTCTAAAAATAACAGTCCATGAAGTAATCTACAATGAAAATTTTGAGATAGAAAGACTGGATTTTATTCCGAGAGAATTAATCAGATATGATAAAGAAAAGAAGGAATTCTACATACAAAGCAAAATATCCGAGAAGATATATCTAAATAATCCAATGAAATGGCATATATCCATATACAACGAAGATGTGACAAAGCCATACGGAGAAACATTACTAAAGCCCATATTGAAGACTTATGAGGAAATAAAATACATCAAAGGGAAAATGAACGGAATAATAGAAAAGTATGGTGGGACTATCGTGTTGTTTGGTTATGATCCGAATCTTGAAGATGAACTGGTGGAAAAGACGGGTCAGGAACTAAAAAGAATGATGGATAAGAATACAGTTGGAATTCCAAATGCGGGTGGGATAAAGGATAGTATAGTACTGTTGAGGCTTGCAGACTTGAATATAGAAATACATAATTTACTAATGGAAAAGCTGGAAAGAAAAATATTTCAGAATATCCTGGGAAGTACTTTAACCATAAATGACGGTAGTGCAAATGGTAATGGGACTCAGGCATTAGGAACAATCCATCAGGAAGAAAAGGAAAAGATAGAAGATGAAATAGCGCTTTTTGTAAGGGAAGAACTGGACAAAATAATTGATATAGACGGTTTAATCCATGGATATGACCCGAATCAGTATTACATAGAAATAAACAGGCAGCAGGATCGTAAAAAAGAACTTGAGATAAAGAACTTAGAACAGGACGAAGTAAATAAGAAGGCGGATCAGATAGTAAAGCTATCACAGGCAGGGTATGAAATAGATGAGACGGAATTACAGGAAGTATTCGGATATAAGAGCTTAAAGAAAAAAGATGAACAGCAGCCAAATAACCCATTTACGGAGTTTTCCAAGAAAAATACTGAAGACAGTAATAAAAAAACAACAGAATACATGGAAAGGCTCAGGAAACAAATAGTCCCTGAAATAAGTAAAAAGATAGCGGATCAAATAAAAAATATTACTTCTATAGAAGATATTCGGACTATAGATACCGGAACAAAGAACCATGAAAATTCATTAATCTTATCAGAATTATGGGGACAGTATTTAACGATAAAAGATAGAAGTAAAACAGCCGAGTATAAAAAGAAAAGTGAGTTTGCCGTATATTCTGAAATAGATCTGCAGGATATATTCAATATGACTTTCAATGAGGCAATAAACTGGTTACTAAACAGAGAGCCCCAAACGTATGATCAGATCCAAAGAGTAATGGAAAGATACAGAACAAATTACTTCTGGATAAAAAGAAGTACTGATTTAGAAGTAACAAAGACATTGTATTCAGAATTACTAAAGAATCTGGAACTTGGCCAGACCTTTGAAGACTTTAAAAAGAACATAGATATTGAAAGCTTAGGCTTTGGAAAAGACGGATATTATCTAAGACAGGTATTTGACCAGACAATGATAAATGCACAAAGTGTAGGTCAGTGGGAACAATTACAGGAAGGTATGCAGTATGGATTCATTTACGGCCTGTATGATGCCATATTAGACGGAAGGGAGACAGATTTATGTAGACAGTTAGATGGAAAAGTGTATAGATTAGACAGTCCTTTCTGGGAGGTATATTATCCGCCAAATCATTTCAGATGTAGAAGCAGAGTAACGGCTTTGAGTGAAGAGGATATGACTAATTACGGATACAGAGCAGAAAGCGGAGAAATAGGGACAAATCCTCAAAAAGGCTTTGATAAGAATATAGGAAGTAATTACATATCAGGTATAAAAAGATATGTAAACCAAAAGGAAAAAGAAGCTGAGGAACTTTACAAGAAGGTATCTAATTATGAAGGCTAA
- a CDS encoding PBSX family phage terminase large subunit, whose product MFVTQSEEAYEITNEDAFNKLDLSIRGKLPDHLWKQITFTFNPWNERHWLKARFFDTEDEDILALTTTYKVNEFLGEDDRKIFKKMKRDNPKRYRVEGEAEWGIAEGLVFENWEEKEFDYREISKRKGVVSRFGLDFGYTNDPSAFIGYLEDEENKEIYVFDEFYKPGMLNDEIARQIKYMGYEKEEIIGDSAEQKSIEEIKRHGIRRIKPSVKGKDSILHGIQLLQQYKIYIHPRCVNTITEFSSYIWDTKDSRVLNKPVDAFNHIIDAMRYAIYKQPKKGIDIERLLGKGK is encoded by the coding sequence TTGTTCGTAACACAAAGCGAAGAAGCATACGAAATAACAAATGAAGATGCCTTTAATAAACTTGATTTATCCATAAGAGGAAAATTACCTGATCATCTCTGGAAACAGATAACATTCACATTTAATCCTTGGAATGAAAGGCACTGGCTGAAAGCGAGATTCTTTGATACAGAAGATGAGGATATACTGGCATTAACTACCACTTACAAAGTAAATGAATTTCTGGGCGAAGATGATAGAAAAATCTTTAAGAAAATGAAACGGGATAATCCAAAAAGATACAGAGTAGAAGGAGAAGCAGAGTGGGGAATAGCAGAAGGTCTTGTATTTGAAAACTGGGAAGAAAAAGAGTTTGACTACAGGGAGATATCCAAAAGAAAAGGAGTGGTCTCAAGATTCGGACTTGATTTCGGATATACGAATGACCCGTCAGCTTTCATAGGATATCTTGAAGATGAAGAAAATAAAGAAATTTATGTATTTGATGAATTCTATAAACCCGGAATGCTGAATGATGAAATAGCAAGACAGATAAAATACATGGGTTATGAAAAGGAAGAAATAATAGGAGATTCAGCAGAACAGAAGAGTATAGAGGAAATAAAAAGACACGGAATAAGAAGAATAAAGCCATCAGTTAAGGGAAAAGACAGTATACTCCATGGAATTCAGCTATTACAGCAATACAAAATATACATTCATCCAAGATGCGTAAACACAATAACGGAATTTTCAAGCTACATCTGGGATACAAAGGACAGCAGAGTTCTTAATAAGCCGGTAGATGCCTTTAATCACATAATAGACGCGATGAGATATGCGATATATAAACAGCCTAAAAAGGGAATAGACATAGAAAGATTGTTAGGGAAAGGAAAATAA
- a CDS encoding phage terminase large subunit: protein MNKYTKIRLPDIVGKGYKTFWNAKERYRLLKGSRGSKKSKTMALWLIYNIMKHKDSNALVVRKVFNTLRDSSYTDLIWATERLGVSHLWKATRSPLELSYIPTGQKILFRGLDDPLKLTSITVSEGYLCWCWIKRSVQHIKINSSNCWNTLTKLT from the coding sequence ATGAATAAATACACCAAAATAAGATTGCCAGATATTGTCGGAAAAGGGTATAAAACTTTCTGGAATGCAAAAGAAAGATACAGACTGTTAAAAGGTAGCAGAGGAAGTAAAAAAAGCAAGACGATGGCATTATGGCTCATATACAACATAATGAAACATAAAGATTCCAATGCTCTGGTAGTGAGGAAAGTATTTAATACTTTGAGAGACAGCAGCTATACGGATCTGATCTGGGCGACAGAGAGGCTGGGAGTAAGTCATCTGTGGAAAGCAACAAGAAGCCCTCTTGAATTAAGCTACATTCCGACAGGGCAGAAAATCTTATTTAGAGGTCTTGATGATCCTCTAAAATTAACATCAATAACAGTATCGGAAGGATATCTGTGTTGGTGCTGGATTAAGAGATCGGTTCAGCACATAAAAATAAACTCCTCTAATTGCTGGAACACCCTAACTAAATTGACTTAG
- a CDS encoding terminase small subunit: protein MKLSEKQKRFADFYVECGGAIEAAKKAGYSDTYAEKRAHELLGKVGIKKYIEARLEKMQSKRIANATEVMEHLSSSMRGEIKEEVVVTEGTGDGMSEAKIIKKQISAKDRLKAAELLGKRYSLFTEKLNFTEAVPVVIVGEDDLDE, encoded by the coding sequence ATGAAGTTATCAGAAAAGCAAAAAAGATTTGCAGATTTCTATGTTGAATGCGGTGGTGCAATAGAGGCGGCAAAGAAGGCAGGATATAGTGATACCTATGCAGAGAAAAGAGCACATGAGCTGTTGGGTAAAGTAGGTATAAAAAAATATATAGAGGCAAGACTGGAAAAAATGCAAAGTAAAAGAATAGCTAATGCAACAGAAGTAATGGAACATTTATCATCTTCGATGCGAGGTGAAATAAAAGAAGAAGTTGTAGTTACAGAAGGTACAGGAGACGGTATGAGTGAAGCTAAAATAATAAAAAAACAAATAAGTGCTAAGGATAGATTAAAAGCAGCAGAGCTACTCGGAAAAAGATACAGTCTGTTTACAGAAAAATTAAATTTTACAGAAGCTGTTCCTGTCGTGATAGTCGGAGAGGATGATCTGGATGAATAA
- a CDS encoding LuxR C-terminal-related transcriptional regulator, translating into MIKNKETPLEKLSPREIEIYNLRLQGLSEYMIGAKLGLSRSTVHSHIERIRKKLLSTMIKIDKSMI; encoded by the coding sequence ATGATCAAAAATAAAGAAACCCCATTAGAGAAATTAAGCCCTAGAGAAATAGAAATTTATAATTTGAGGCTTCAGGGATTATCAGAATATATGATTGGGGCTAAATTAGGACTTTCGAGAAGTACTGTTCACAGCCATATTGAACGAATTAGAAAAAAGCTGTTGTCAACCATGATCAAAATTGACAAAAGTATGATATAA
- a CDS encoding DEAD/DEAH box helicase, with protein MEFIPHNYQKYCIDRAVSDKSLGLLLDMGLGKTIITLTAINDLIYSRLDVEKVLVIAPKKVAESTWSKEIEKWEHLRLLRVSKVLGTLKQRIKALNTPADIYVINRENTQWLVEYYQNSWPFDMVVIDELSSFKNHQSKRFKSLKLVLGKIKRIIGLTGTPAPNGLIDIWAQIYLLDQGQRLEKNITGFRERYFNYTRYGDQSFGTYDLKDGSEDSIHNKISDICISMKAEDYLELPDINYNRISVELDTKAQKAYDELEKEMILELIETGETVDVTSAAALTNKLLQLSNGAVYDEDRKIHEVHNCKIEAFQELVEALNGQSALVFYSFKHDKDRIKKSLSKSNLRVRELKTDQDVTDWNNREIDILLTHPASSAYGLNLQAGGNHVIWFGLNWSLELYQQANKRLHRQGQTKKVFIHHLITEGTRDVDVMAALGDKGDVQEALLNSLKARIDKYRR; from the coding sequence ATGGAATTCATACCACATAATTATCAAAAGTATTGTATTGACAGAGCTGTATCAGATAAAAGTTTAGGATTATTACTTGATATGGGGCTTGGTAAAACAATAATAACATTAACGGCAATAAATGATTTGATATATAGCAGGCTTGATGTTGAAAAAGTTCTGGTAATAGCTCCAAAAAAAGTGGCAGAATCTACTTGGAGCAAAGAAATAGAAAAGTGGGAACACTTGAGATTATTAAGAGTTTCTAAGGTCTTAGGGACCTTGAAACAAAGAATAAAAGCTCTTAATACTCCGGCGGACATCTATGTTATTAACCGGGAAAATACACAATGGTTAGTTGAATATTATCAGAATTCATGGCCGTTTGATATGGTCGTAATTGACGAGCTGTCATCATTCAAAAATCATCAATCCAAAAGATTTAAAAGCCTGAAGTTAGTCCTTGGAAAAATAAAAAGAATTATAGGACTGACAGGAACACCGGCACCTAACGGGCTGATTGATATATGGGCTCAGATATATCTACTTGACCAAGGGCAAAGACTGGAAAAAAATATAACAGGTTTCCGGGAAAGATATTTTAATTATACAAGATATGGAGATCAGAGCTTTGGTACATATGATTTGAAAGATGGTTCAGAAGATTCAATACATAACAAAATATCGGATATCTGTATAAGCATGAAAGCAGAGGATTATCTGGAATTACCAGATATAAATTACAACAGAATATCAGTTGAACTTGATACGAAAGCCCAGAAAGCATATGACGAATTAGAAAAAGAAATGATACTTGAGTTAATTGAAACTGGAGAAACCGTAGATGTGACCAGTGCAGCAGCTTTAACAAATAAGCTTTTACAATTGAGTAATGGTGCTGTTTATGATGAGGATAGAAAAATCCATGAAGTACATAATTGCAAGATAGAGGCTTTCCAAGAGCTCGTAGAAGCTCTAAATGGACAATCAGCATTAGTTTTCTATTCTTTCAAACATGACAAAGACCGGATTAAGAAAAGTTTGTCAAAGTCAAATTTGAGGGTCAGAGAGCTAAAGACTGATCAGGATGTGACAGACTGGAATAACCGGGAAATAGATATATTACTCACGCATCCTGCAAGTAGTGCATATGGTCTGAATTTACAAGCCGGAGGAAACCACGTAATTTGGTTTGGATTAAACTGGTCTTTGGAATTGTACCAGCAGGCAAATAAAAGGCTTCACAGACAGGGACAAACTAAAAAAGTATTTATACACCACCTGATAACAGAAGGAACAAGAGATGTGGATGTAATGGCAGCACTCGGAGATAAAGGAGATGTACAGGAAGCATTATTAAACAGCTTAAAAGCAAGAATTGATAAGTATAGGAGATGA
- a CDS encoding VRR-NUC domain-containing protein, producing the protein MFKNELKEKDIEKYLRDEIKKLGGIAYKFVSPGNAGVPDRLVLLPGRWSFFVELKAPGKKTRAIQDSQIRKIRDLGFGVMIIDSKQQIDGLVREARKRLERTK; encoded by the coding sequence ATGTTTAAAAATGAATTAAAAGAAAAAGATATTGAAAAATATTTGAGAGATGAAATAAAAAAACTCGGAGGCATAGCATATAAATTTGTAAGTCCGGGTAATGCAGGAGTGCCAGACAGATTAGTGTTGTTGCCCGGAAGATGGTCGTTTTTTGTAGAGTTAAAAGCTCCGGGAAAAAAAACAAGAGCAATCCAAGACAGTCAGATCAGGAAAATTAGAGATTTAGGGTTTGGGGTTATGATCATTGATTCAAAACAACAAATTGACGGACTGGTAAGAGAAGCAAGAAAACGCTTAGAAAGGACTAAATAA
- a CDS encoding virulence-associated E family protein, with protein sequence MENNRDIVISNGNSRKSIEWKTEVMKWSDFVNKIKTPVRTDETLEEFLAMKKPDQDGLKDVGGFVGGKLKEGKRRNTNILSRDLVTLDLDNIEAGKTEEVLKRISSLNIGYAVYSTRKHSDYQPRLRVIIPVDRSMTSDEYEPVARKLGNMIGIGLCDPTTFEVARLMFWPSCSSDSNYVYKYEDKPFIKTDWILSQYKDWKDVTEWPQVPGYDKVRENQVKKQQDPTEKDGVIGAFCKVFNIYEAIERFIPDSYEICDVKDRLTFMGGSTYGGAVVYDDKFVYSHHATDPAGQTLCNAFDLVRLHKFGGLDDVAKELTPNGKLPSFVEMRKLAYGIDEVAEILNKDRYKRAFDAFGVDDDVDLSWMNSLKKNQNGKNEKTIRNIEIILENDVLLKGKIALDDFATRSLVLGRLPWDNSEETEVKREWEDVDDSSLRNHLEEFYEITGKDKISDALSIVAKKNKINEVKKYLESLIWDGIKRLDTLLIDYFGAVDNDYTRQVMKVALTAAVARAIDGAVKYDYAPILQGGQGKGKTTFFRTLGGPWFSNSLDNFDGKEAAVTIQGAWIIELGELSGMGMSKVNAVKHFLSKQEDRYRDPFGHRNRNHPRRCVFFGTTNNWEFLRDKTGDRRFWPIVILEQKPTKSVFDDLPKEVDQIWAEAYVNFIAGLKLDLDGEEAKAIALEMQKQHSESSPKEGIISEFLETEIPESWNSKTLKQKIEYVRSPFDIEVKEKMVKRDRICALEIWCECLGGDVKNMKTADSREINLILENLSGWNRLKKTLRFGCYGVQRGFERAN encoded by the coding sequence ATGGAGAACAACAGGGATATAGTAATCAGTAATGGTAATAGTAGAAAGTCGATAGAGTGGAAAACGGAAGTAATGAAGTGGTCTGATTTTGTTAATAAAATAAAAACACCAGTTCGTACTGATGAAACTTTAGAAGAATTTTTGGCTATGAAAAAACCGGATCAGGATGGGTTAAAAGATGTGGGTGGCTTTGTAGGCGGGAAGCTCAAAGAAGGTAAGAGAAGAAATACAAATATACTATCAAGGGATCTCGTAACTCTTGATCTGGATAATATAGAAGCTGGGAAAACAGAGGAAGTATTAAAAAGAATAAGCAGCCTTAATATTGGATATGCTGTATATTCAACAAGAAAACATTCAGATTATCAGCCAAGATTAAGAGTTATTATCCCTGTTGATCGCAGTATGACCTCTGATGAATACGAACCGGTGGCAAGAAAATTAGGTAATATGATAGGAATAGGGCTGTGTGATCCTACCACTTTTGAAGTAGCAAGGTTGATGTTCTGGCCTAGCTGCAGTTCTGATAGTAATTATGTTTATAAATATGAGGATAAGCCTTTTATAAAAACAGACTGGATACTGTCACAATATAAAGACTGGAAAGATGTTACAGAATGGCCACAGGTTCCGGGATATGACAAAGTAAGAGAAAATCAGGTAAAAAAGCAACAGGATCCCACAGAAAAGGACGGAGTAATAGGGGCATTTTGTAAAGTATTTAATATCTATGAAGCAATAGAAAGATTTATTCCTGACAGTTACGAGATATGTGATGTAAAGGACAGATTAACTTTTATGGGCGGGAGTACTTACGGCGGGGCAGTAGTATATGATGATAAATTTGTATATTCCCATCATGCAACGGATCCGGCAGGACAAACTTTATGTAATGCCTTTGATTTAGTAAGACTTCATAAATTTGGCGGTCTTGATGATGTGGCAAAAGAGCTGACACCAAATGGGAAGCTGCCTTCTTTTGTTGAAATGCGGAAATTGGCATATGGAATTGATGAAGTTGCTGAAATATTGAATAAAGATAGATATAAAAGAGCTTTTGATGCTTTCGGAGTAGATGACGATGTAGACTTATCGTGGATGAACAGTCTTAAGAAAAACCAAAATGGAAAAAATGAAAAAACAATAAGAAATATAGAAATAATACTAGAAAATGACGTTCTTTTAAAAGGGAAAATAGCTTTAGATGATTTTGCTACCAGAAGTTTAGTATTAGGTCGTCTGCCTTGGGATAACTCAGAAGAAACAGAAGTCAAAAGAGAGTGGGAAGATGTCGACGACAGCAGTCTGAGAAATCATCTAGAGGAGTTTTACGAGATTACCGGGAAAGACAAAATATCGGATGCACTGAGTATAGTAGCTAAAAAGAATAAAATAAATGAAGTGAAAAAATATTTAGAAAGTTTAATTTGGGATGGCATAAAAAGATTGGATACACTTTTAATCGATTATTTCGGGGCAGTTGATAACGATTATACAAGACAGGTAATGAAAGTAGCTTTGACTGCTGCTGTAGCCAGAGCAATAGACGGTGCAGTTAAATATGATTATGCTCCCATATTACAAGGAGGGCAGGGGAAAGGGAAAACTACTTTTTTTAGGACTTTAGGTGGTCCTTGGTTTAGTAATAGTTTAGATAATTTTGATGGTAAAGAAGCAGCTGTGACAATACAAGGTGCTTGGATAATAGAACTTGGGGAGTTGTCAGGTATGGGAATGTCAAAAGTAAATGCCGTAAAACACTTTTTATCAAAACAAGAGGATAGATACAGAGACCCTTTTGGTCATAGAAACAGGAATCATCCCAGACGTTGTGTCTTTTTTGGGACTACTAATAACTGGGAGTTTTTGAGAGATAAAACAGGTGATAGAAGATTCTGGCCAATTGTAATACTGGAACAAAAACCTACCAAATCTGTGTTTGATGATTTACCAAAAGAGGTGGATCAGATATGGGCAGAAGCATATGTTAATTTTATAGCTGGTTTAAAACTTGATTTAGATGGAGAAGAAGCGAAAGCAATAGCCCTTGAAATGCAAAAACAACATAGTGAAAGCTCACCTAAAGAAGGAATAATATCGGAATTTTTGGAGACCGAAATACCGGAAAGTTGGAACTCTAAAACACTAAAACAGAAAATAGAATATGTAAGAAGCCCGTTCGATATAGAAGTAAAGGAAAAAATGGTGAAAAGAGACAGAATTTGTGCTTTGGAAATATGGTGCGAGTGTCTAGGCGGAGATGTAAAAAATATGAAGACAGCAGATTCAAGAGAAATAAATTTAATTTTAGAAAACTTATCAGGATGGAATCGACTTAAAAAGACATTAAGATTTGGCTGTTATGGGGTACAAAGAGGTTTTGAAAGAGCAAATTAA
- a CDS encoding MarR family transcriptional regulator, with amino-acid sequence MAIQYKEYKVLDKDIGELIMLKVAGEDLFPKSIVTVEDIEEMKIKDFMWELDEILKSGRIIDFINTLSRNKLKTIIKKLVLNREELQIYDLHHKQGYKQGDIGKMLGVTRQAVNKKVKKMNERLEEISRLFED; translated from the coding sequence ATGGCGATACAATACAAAGAATATAAAGTTCTTGATAAGGATATCGGAGAACTAATAATGCTGAAAGTAGCCGGAGAGGATTTATTTCCGAAATCTATTGTTACTGTGGAAGATATAGAAGAAATGAAAATAAAGGATTTTATGTGGGAATTAGACGAGATATTAAAATCCGGAAGAATAATAGACTTTATAAACACTTTGTCAAGAAATAAATTAAAAACAATAATCAAGAAGCTAGTTTTAAACAGAGAAGAACTACAAATATACGACTTGCACCATAAACAGGGATATAAACAGGGAGATATAGGGAAGATGTTGGGAGTTACGCGACAAGCTGTAAATAAAAAAGTGAAGAAGATGAATGAGAGGCTGGAAGAAATCAGTAGATTGTTTGAAGACTAA